ACGCGCACGCTCTATGGCGTCATGCAGAATATCCGCGATATCTGCAAGAACCGCTGGTCCAAGTACTGGAGCCACTGCTCGGAAGAAGGGCGGCCGGCCTGGCAGCGCATTGTCGTGTCGCTCGTCTACGACGGCATCGACCCGTGCGACAAGGAGACACTCGACGTACTTGCGACGATGGGCGTGTACCAGGACGGTGTAATGAAGCGCAAGGTCGATGACAAGGAGACGGTCGCGCATCTCTTTGAGTACACGACGCAAGTCGCCGTCGATTCGACACccaagctcgtgcagcCCGCGCAGGGAAGCGACAGCAACCTCGTGCCGGTGCAAATGATCTTTTGCATGAAGCAGAAGAACTCGAAAAAGATCAACTCGCACCGCTGGGTCTTtaatgcgctcggccaccATCTGGACCCCGAGGTGTgtgtgctgctcgacgtcggTACCAAGCCCGGCACCCGCTCCATCTACCACCTCTGGGAGGCGTTCCACAACAACCCCAACCTCGGCGGTGCTTGCGGCGAAATTCACGCAATGATcaagcgcggcgccaaGCTGCTCAACCCCCTCGTTGCCGCGCAAAACTTCGAGTACAAGATCAGTAATATCCTGGACAAGCCGCTGGAGTCGACGTTTGGGTACGTCAGCGTCCTGCCCGGTGCATTCAGTGCGTACCGCTACCGCGCGATTTGCGGCCGGCCGCTGCAGCAGTACTTCCACGGCGACCATACGAtggccgcgcagctcggctCCAAAGGCATGGACCAGATGAACATCTTTAAAAAGAACATGTTCTTGGCCGAGGACCGCATCCTGTGCTTTGAGCTCGTGGCCAAGGCGGGCGACAAGTGGGTCCTCTCCTATGTCAAGCCGAGCAAGGCCGAGACGGACGTGCCCGAGCACACGGCCGAGCTCATctcgcagcgccgccgctggctCAATGGCTCGTTCGCGGCGTCGATCTACTCGTTGGTGCACTTTTACCGCTTCTACCGCAGCCGGCACAATTTTGTGCGCATGTTCTTTTTCCACGTCCAGGCGCTGTACAATCTGTGCCAGCTGGTGCTTTCGTGgtttgcgctcggcaatcTGTGGCTCACCTTTGCGATCATCATCCAGTACCTGCCCGAtgtgctcctgcgcgatTTCCCCGACGTGTGGCTCATTGCCTTCCACTGGATCAACCTGGTGTTGATGTGGGTATATGGCTTTTTCCTTGCACTGCAGTTTGTGCTTGCACTCGGAAATCGACCCAAAGCAGAGCACATCACGTATGCACTATCGATCCTCATCTTTGGTCTGCTCGGCACCTATGTCATGGGCGTCTCGCTATGGCTCACGATCCACTCGTTACTCAATATGCGCGTCAAGGACGGGAATTATACTGAGGTGATCTTTAGCAGCACCACGGCAGTGCTCATTGCGTCACTCGCTGCCATGTTTGGCATCTACCTCATTGCCTCGATCCTCTATGCAGACCCCTGGCATATGGTGACCAGCGTCGGGCAGTACTTTTTCCTCGCGCCCTCGTTTGTGAACGTGATCAATGTGTACGCCTTTTGCAACCTGCACGATGTGAGTTGGGGCACAAAGGGCTCCGACAAGGCCGATGCACTACCCTCTGTCGATACCTCCAAGAAGGCCTCGGAGGGTGGCGCGGTGGAGGAAGTGGCCTATGACCAAgcggacctcgacgagcgttTCCGCGGCGTGGTGAGCCGTGCTATCAAGCCGTACGAAAAGGAGCACACGGTCGATCGGCCGACACCAGACGACAGCAACAAGACGTTCCGTACGCGTCTCGTGGCATTTTGGCTCTTTACGAATGCGATCTTGGTCGCGGTCGTGATGAATTTGTACAGCTACACCCCTCACGAGAAACTCGACAAGGAAGCTTCGCAGGGCCAGCAGAACCAGCAGTACTACTTCAAGGTCATCCTATGGTCCACCTTTGGCGTACGTACCCCCGCTCACCCAGATCGCCTTCTTCCGCTTTGTAGGCTGCCTGATCTACTGGTTCAAGCGCCAAACCACGCGCTGGTTCCACAAGACCTAGTATATATTATGTAAGCATTTTGTCCCAGCACGTCATTCGCACGGACGGCACGGGTGGCCAGCCGCCCGCCGCTACCATGTCCGGCAAGTCGGTCGAGACGTGTACCGCCCTGTGCAAAATGCCTGGGATATTGTATGGTACCGCCTGGAAAGACACCCAGACGACCCAGCTCGTGTTTACTGCGTTTCTGTATGGCTTCCGTGGCGTAgacacggcggcgcagcgcaagcactACCGCGAAGACTTGGTCGGCGAGGGTGTGTTGCAGGCCAGCAAGCAGTTGGGCCTTTCCCGTGGCGATGTGTGGCTGCAGACCAAGTACGTCTATGCACTGACCCAGATTCACGCCCGTGTCGGGTCAGGATACCAGTGGCCCCCTTCCGTACGACCTGCATGCGCCGGTTGCGGAACAGGTCTGTGCGAGCTTCCAGAGCAGTCTAAAGAACCTGCATCCCGAGTCAAAGATCCCCTCGGTGACCGATCTCGTGGCCAAGTACGCAGTCACGGCGCGTGGCAACCAAGGCAAGAATCTCGGCCCACCCCCCAAGCAGGAGGTGTACATTGACAGCTACCTGTTGCACTCGCCGCTGAGCACGCTCGAgagcacgctcgaggcatggcatgtgctcgaggcgcttgtcgACACTGGGCTCGTTCGCCAAATCGGCCTGAGCAGTACGTTTCCCCTGCTAACCCAGATGTCTATGATCCCCAGATCTTTCAGACGCTGTTCCAGCTTGCACGCATCAAGCCGAGTGTCGTGCAGAACCGCTGGCACAGCTCTACTGGCCACGACGTGTCGCTCCTTCCCCTTCTTTCGCCGACGCTCTCGCCGAACGCGTTCCCCcccgcggcgtcggtcggcgacgagccgccgcacggcgtgACCTACCAGCCGTTCTGGACACTCACTGGAAACCAACGCCTGGTTGAGTCGGACACGgtcgcggtgctcgcgaTCAAGCACAGCCTGACGCCTGCGCAGGTCATTTATGCGTACGTGCACCAAGGCCTCGGCATCCCTGGCCTGTCGACGTGCGTGCTGAGCGGCACGAAAGACGAAAAGCATATGGAGGAGGCCGTGCGTGCCGTCTCCCTGGACCCCTGGGAGGAGGACGATCTGACCGCGCTCCGGTCGGAGCTCTATGGCGAGTAGTTTGGTAGGCGCCTGTACTTTAGCCATGTGGAGGTGCGTTCCTCCCCCGGCCACGATGCTTGTCCCGCCGCCGAACTTTGGCATGGTGGAAGAGAGTCTGTACCGCTCAGGGCAGCCGGATCAGCTCAACTTTCCTTTTCTCGAGAAGTTGGGCTTAAAGAGTGTCATCTGGCTCGCTCCGGAGGAGCCCGAGATTGGAttgtgcgtcgcgcgactgACCCCAGCCAGCACTTTTGTGCGGACCAAAACATCGAGGTGCAccacctcggcgtgctgtACAGCACCAATGCGTGGGACCCGATTACAGAAGAGATTGtgctccaggcgctgcacctccTCGTGCAGCCGAGCACCTACCCCTGCCTGGTGATGTGCAACCTGGGCCGGCATCGCACCGGCACCGTGATCGGCTgcctgcgcaagctgcaAAAGTGGAACTTGAGCGCGATCCTCGAAGAATACCGTCGGTTTGCCGGCCCCAAGGTCCGTGTAATGAACGAGCAGTTCATCGAgctctttgacgaggaACTCGTCTTTGGCGATAATGATGCATAGGCCCCTTTTGCTATATACCCTAGACTACAATTGCTACCGCGACCCCAGCATGAGCACCAGTTCGTAGATCGAGAACGTGACGATCGCGTTCGGAATCACGCGCATGAGGTGCGCGCTGAGGCCGCCgtacagcgccgcgagcccCTCTTCGCGCCAGACCAGCGCACAGGTCTGGACGAGGCCGGTGTACTTCAgccggccgtgctcgggctgctgccgcaggcgcgtgcggaTCACCTCGTGGGGATACGTAATGACGgtcgcgacgagcttggCGGTGCCCGCCGCAGAGATCGTGTGCACCCACCGCGAGCCGGGGGCGTCGGCAGGCGGGGGGTCCCAGCGCTTCAGCTGCTCGTACAGCACCCACTGGATGGTGCTTTCCGAGACGCCGAGGTACGATGCGCTGAGGCCCTTGTACAGTCCCCGCACGCCTTCTGTGCGCAGGATGCTCATGGTCATGCTCAGCGCATTTGTGCCCGGGtgctgcggcgggcgcgtctggaagaagcgcgacggccgcaaGGGCGACGTGACGATCGAGCGGCGGGCCTGGCTTACTGCCGGGTCGACCGTCTTGGGCactggccgtgcgccgcggtgTATGCCGACAgcttcggcgcgcgccgcgcgtgagcgtgcctcgacctgctgcgACTCGAGCTGGAGCCGCGTCTTGACTACCCAGATCGGGTTGGTGGCTGTGGCCGTAATgacgccggcgagcgccgcggcgctgagGTGCACCATCGCCGACTCTTGGCCCTTATTAAAGGTATCCGCAAGGATCTGCTTGCCGTTGCCGTAGGTGTAAAAGTTGATGGCGCGTGCGGGAAtgacgccgacgagcgtcggccCGAGTCCCTTGAagagcgccggcgtgccctCGCGGCGAGCGATTTCACTGCGTGAGAATAGCAACGTACACTAGCAAGCTCCCCGTATCCGCAAAGTGCATGCAGCCGCGCATAATCACCCCCGTGACGCCCCGCTGGGACACGGCgatctcggcgcggtggcggTAGAGGTCCGACTGCAGGCGCGTCTTGACGACGTCGAGTGGCGACGTAATAATGGCTCCGCACATGCCGCCCGCACTGTGTTAGCCTATCTACGTACCCTCCTGCGGCAAAGTGCAGCCATCCCGGGGGGGTGCGTTGGCGCTCGCTCATCACCGTGCTTTCCACACGAAGAACCAAAAAGTCGGCACGTGGCCTAAAAAATTTCGTCCCCCCGTCCGTTGCTTTCCATCGCGATGTGTGGGATTATTGCGAtcctgcagcagcagggCCACGCAGCCAGCGAGATCCACGAGGGACTCGGACTTTTGCAGCACCGCGGACAGGATGCGGCGGGTATTGTGACGTGCGGCAAAGGCGGCCGCTTCTACCAGTGCAAGGCGAACGGGATGGTGCGCGACGTTTTCGAGCCGCACAACCTCGCGAACCTGCACGGCTCGATGGGTGTCGGTCATGGTGCGTATTTCTGTTTTCTGATGCAGTTCGTTACCCCACCGCCGGCTCGTTTGCGCACTCCGAGGCGCAGCCCTTCTATGTGAACAGCCCGTATGGCATTGTGTTTGCGCACAATGGCAACACGGTGAACCAAGACGACctccgccgcacgctcgacaccgaggcgcaccgccaCATTAACAcggactcggactcggaGCTGCTGCTGAACGTCTTTGCGTACCACCTGCAAAGCACCGGCAAGTTCCGCATCAACGAGGAGGATATCTTTACCGCCGTGCAGGGTCTGATGAAGGAGGCCGTCGGTGGCTACGCCTGTGTGGCAATGATCGCCGGCTTTGGCATTATCGCATTCCGGGACCCCCACGGCATCCGCCCGCTCGGCATGAGCACGCGCAAGTCGGagacgcccgcgccgaaCGGCCACGGCCTCGACTACTGCTtcgcgagcgagagcgtggtcggcgacgcgctcaacTTTGAGCACTTTGAGGACGTGCGTCCGGGCGAGGCGATTATCGTCACCAAGACGGCCATGACGCGCCGCATTCTGCACTCGGCCCCCGCGCCCAACACCTTTACGCCGGACATTTTCGAGTACGTGTACTTTGCGCGCCCCGACAGCGTGATCGACGGGGTGAGCGTGTACCGCAGCCGCATGGCGATGGGCGACAGCCTTGCGGAGCAGGTTAAGCGTGAGCTGATCGACCAAGGCGAGGAAGTCGACGTGGTGATTCCGGTGCCGgacacgtcgcgcgtcgccgcgctgcagctcgcgcagcgtctcaCCATCCCCTACCGCGAGGGCTTTGTGAAGAACCGCTACGTGGGCCGCACCTTTATCATGCCCGGccagagcgtgcgccggaaAAATGTGCGCCGGAAGCTGAACGCAATGGCGCTCGAGTTTGCGGGCAagagcgtgctgctcgtcgacgactCGATTgtgcgcggcacgaccTCGCTCGAGATTATCCAAatggcgcgcgacgcgggcgcGAAAAAGGTCTTTATGGCGAgttgcgcgccgccgatccgCTTCTCGAACGTGTACGGTATCGACATGCCGAGCCGCAACGAGCTTGTGGCGCATAACCGCTCGATCCAGGAGGTGGCGGACACCATCCAGGCCGACGCGGTGGTCTACcagccgctcgacgagctgatCAAGAGCGTCCAGAGCCTGAACCCCAAGCTCACCAAGTTTGACTGCTCCATCTTTGACGGCGAGTACGTCacgggcggcgtcgacgaggcctACCTCAGCCGCCTcgagagcgcgcgcgcagacAACAacaaggccaagaaggcCGCGCAAAACGTGGGCAgtgccgccgtcgccgccgagaccgaggcgcaggtgTCGTGCAGCGGCCCGATGAACGGCGCGGAGGATATCGGCCTGTACAATGGCTGGACACGCTAGGCGTAGCTTGTATACATGGTTCTATTTTTCACACTTGTCCCACCAGCCCTGGTCGTtgcggtcggcgagcgaggcgagGAAGTCGCTCAGGGGGCACAGCCCGTCCGCGCGCTCGGGGCACTTGGACagctggccgagcggcacgatGGCGTCGTTGAGCTTCATGCGCATGTACGACGTCGCGTCTCGCTtcccgagcggcgccgcgcagtcGTACTTTTCAAAGATCATGCGCGCAGAGAAGGGCACGACGTGCGACGTGCGGAACGTGCGCTTCTTGTCGGCCAGCACCGGCGGCTTGGCAAACTCCttgaggcgcagcgccgcaaggacGCTTGTCAGCACCGAGTCGTGCGTAAAGTCGGCGTAGATCGCACGGTCCACCGGGAAGAGCTTGGGGTCGCGGTTAAAGGTCGCATTCTCCGACGTCTGTGTCGCCGCGTTCCATGGCGTGTGCGTCAAGCGGCTCACAAACTCGTTCACCCACCCGAGGCCcatcgcggcgccggcctcggcgccggggccGTAGTCGTAAAAGAAGCGCTGGTCCCACGCAAACTCGTAGCCACGCCAGTCCGCTTCGGAAAAGAGGCTGCAAAAGGGGCTCTGGCCAAAGGCCACCGTGTCGTACGAGCACAGCTGCTGCATGCCGTGCACGAGCATCGGCGTGAGCTTTACATTCTTGGCATGCttctgcagctcggcggtggTGTGCGCCAGGTATTCGTTGACATAGTCCTGCACGGCAAACgactcggccgcggcgctgcacgcaaAGTtgggcgcgagcgtcgtgtTAAAGTGGTTCTCCTCGATCTGCACTTCAAAGTCGGTCTTTTCCGGCCAGGGGTTGCCCCAGAAACCGGCCGACCAGGCGAGGGCGCTGTCGAcaatgcgctgctggctgccggtgcgcacAAACAGCTTCTTGTTCTGCTTCAGATCACGCTCCGCCAGCGCGCCATAGTCGATCGCGGACTTGACGCCGGACATatgcagctgctcgcggccgagcggcacgaggagctcctcgccgacacGGTACTCGTACGTGTTCAAAAACGCCAAGGGACCAGAGAactcggcgtgcgtctcGCCACGCTTCTTGACGAGatcgcgcacgagctgcgtcggggcgccgccggtgggGTACCGCGAGCCGTGGCGGTGCAGAATGTGCACCTGGGAGAGTGtgcacacgccgctcgacatGCGCGGCGTCACGAGGTACTTGGCATTGTCGACCGAGCCCCACTGCGCAGAATAGTACGGCGATAGCGGCCCCATGTGCCGAAATGGGTTGAACGACTCGCCAAAGCCGGGCACGCCGGTCTGGAtcggcgagacgccgcGTGTCTTGGACGGCGCAGGGTCCATCTCCTGCGCATATTCGGGGGGTACGCCGGTCTTGTACGTGCCAGGGTAACCGATGtacgtgccgagcgacggctTGGCGTGCGCCTCTTCTACGACGTTTTgcggcgaggcgtgcgtcgTTTCGTGCggtggcgcgtgcggcccgAGGGCAAAGTAGAACACGCCAAAGAGCAGGAGCAGGAACgcggctgccgccgccgccgcgacgacccGGCGAAAGGGACGCGGAACGCTCTCGAGGCTCACCTTGCTGAGCCACTCGGGGCGCCCCGTCTTTTCAATATCGTCGTCGTTTGCCTTGCGCCCCTGCATCTTGGCCTCGACCGAGCGGCTCGGATCGTACGGCTGGTCCTCGTGACCGCCCGCGGTCGGCACAGAGTGCACTACCGGACGCCCGTAGTCGTCTGCATCGATATGGTGAAGGCTGCGTtagccgcgcgacgtacatcAGCTGCTGGgcctccgcctcgtccagctcTCCACTGGGCCGGTCCCGCATGGTGGTGTTGGTCACGTGAGTACGCGTCGGCACGTGTGTTGCTCTCGCGTTGCTCTGCCCAACATGGCGTCGCTGCTAGGGTAGGTGCCAAAGCTCACGCAGCATCTCGCGCCCGTCCATGTTTCTTCCCCGGCGTGCTGCCCCGGAGGGCAGTCGTCCTTTGTACGTGCCCCTGCTAATGTCAGCCAGCTCAagaagctcgccgagtcgacgctcggcagcggcaacCTGAAcgtggccgtgcgcctCCCAGAGGGCGAGCGCCCGGAGGAGTGGATTGCCGTGCACAGTACGTGGTGGGGCTAATGCAGCGGTCGACTTTTTCAATCACCTCAACATTCTCTACGGCACAATCACGGAATTCGTACGTACCGCGTCTCACACAgtgcacgcagcgcgaatGCCCGGTGATGTGTGCCGGACCCCGCTTCGAGTACCACTGGCAGgactcgacctcgaccaagtaccgccgctcgacgcgcctgTCCGCGCCGGACTACATTGACTGCCTGCTGAACTGGACGCAGGC
This region of Malassezia japonica chromosome 8, complete sequence genomic DNA includes:
- the ADE4 gene encoding amidophosphoribosyltransferase (EggNog:ENOG503NUVG; BUSCO:EOG092621CP; COG:F; MEROPS:MER0011806); the protein is MCGIIAILQQQGHAASEIHEGLGLLQHRGQDAAGIVTCGKGGRFYQCKANGMVRDVFEPHNLANLHGSMGVGHVRYPTAGSFAHSEAQPFYVNSPYGIVFAHNGNTVNQDDLRRTLDTEAHRHINTDSDSELLLNVFAYHLQSTGKFRINEEDIFTAVQGLMKEAVGGYACVAMIAGFGIIAFRDPHGIRPLGMSTRKSETPAPNGHGLDYCFASESVVGDALNFEHFEDVRPGEAIIVTKTAMTRRILHSAPAPNTFTPDIFEYVYFARPDSVIDGVSVYRSRMAMGDSLAEQVKRELIDQGEEVDVVIPVPDTSRVAALQLAQRLTIPYREGFVKNRYVGRTFIMPGQSVRRKNVRRKLNAMALEFAGKSVLLVDDSIVRGTTSLEIIQMARDAGAKKVFMASCAPPIRFSNVYGIDMPSRNELVAHNRSIQEVADTIQADAVVYQPLDELIKSVQSLNPKLTKFDCSIFDGEYVTGGVDEAYLSRLESARADNNKAKKAAQNVGSAAVAAETEAQVSCSGPMNGAEDIGLYNGWTR
- the RIM2_2 gene encoding Pyrimidine nucleotide transporter, mitochondrial (EggNog:ENOG503NV2Q; BUSCO:EOG09263HED; COG:C) gives rise to the protein MSERQRTPPGWLHFAAGGAGGMCGAIITSPLDVVKTRLQSDLYRHRAEIAVSQRGVTGVIMRGCMHFADTGSLLVEIARREGTPALFKGLGPTLVGVIPARAINFYTYGNGKQILADTFNKGQESAMVHLSAAALAGVITATATNPIWVVKTRLQLESQQVEARSRAARAEAVGIHRGARPVPKTVDPAVSQARRSIVTSPLRPSRFFQTRPPQHPGTNALSMTMSILRTEGVRGLYKGLSASYLGVSESTIQWVLYEQLKRWDPPPADAPGSRWVHTISAAGTAKLVATVITYPHEVIRTRLRQQPEHGRLKYTGLVQTCALVWREEGLAALYGGLSAHLMRVIPNAIVTFSIYELVLMLGSR
- the MOB1 gene encoding Mitotic exit network component (EggNog:ENOG503NYK1; COG:D), coding for MASLLGQLKKLAESTLGSGNLNVAVRLPEGERPEEWIAVHTVDFFNHLNILYGTITEFCTQRECPVMCAGPRFEYHWQDSTSTKYRRSTRLSAPDYIDCLLNWTQAQIDDPALFPVSTDAPFPANFVDRVKAILRRLFRVYAHMYNHHFAQICALRLETHLNTSYRHFLLFVTEYRLVDPKEMIPLAELNEAILDEN
- a CDS encoding uncharacterized protein (EggNog:ENOG503NVJ6; COG:S), encoding MSGKSVETCTALCKMPGILYGTAWKDTQTTQLVFTAFLYGFRGVDTAAQRKHYREDLVGEGVLQASKQLGLSRGDVWLQTKFTPVSGQDTSGPLPYDLHAPVAEQVCASFQSSLKNLHPESKIPSVTDLVAKYAVTARGNQGKNLGPPPKQEVYIDSYLLHSPLSTLESTLEAWHVLEALVDTGLVRQIGLSNVYDPQIFQTLFQLARIKPSVVQNRWHSSTGHDVSLLPLLSPTLSPNAFPPAASVGDEPPHGVTYQPFWTLTGNQRLVESDTVAVLAIKHSLTPAQVIYAYVHQGLGIPGLSTCVLSGTKDEKHMEEAVRAVSLDPWEEDDLTALRSELYGE
- the OCA1 gene encoding protein-tyrosine-phosphatase (COG:V; EggNog:ENOG503NV1U), producing MLVPPPNFGMVEESLYRSGQPDQLNFPFLEKLGLKSVIWLAPEEPEIGFQHFCADQNIEVHHLGVLYSTNAWDPITEEIVLQALHLLVQPSTYPCLVMCNLGRHRTGTVIGCLRKLQKWNLSAILEEYRRFAGPKVRVMNEQFIELFDEELVFGDNDA
- a CDS encoding uncharacterized protein (COG:S; TransMembrane:1 (i90-111o); EggNog:ENOG503NXU0) — protein: MRDRPSGELDEAEAQQLILHHIDADDYGRPVVHSVPTAGGHEDQPYDPSRSVEAKMQGRKANDDDIEKTGRPEWLSKVSLESVPRPFRRVVAAAAAAAFLLLLFGVFYFALGPHAPPHETTHASPQNVVEEAHAKPSLGTYIGYPGTYKTGVPPEYAQEMDPAPSKTRGVSPIQTGVPGFGESFNPFRHMGPLSPYYSAQWGSVDNAKYLVTPRMSSGVCTLSQVHILHRHGSRYPTGGAPTQLVRDLVKKRGETHAEFSGPLAFLNTYEYRVGEELLVPLGREQLHMSGVKSAIDYGALAERDLKQNKKLFVRTGSQQRIVDSALAWSAGFWGNPWPEKTDFEVQIEENHFNTTLAPNFACSAAAESFAVQDYVNEYLAHTTAELQKHAKNVKLTPMLVHGMQQLCSYDTVAFGQSPFCSLFSEADWRGYEFAWDQRFFYDYGPGAEAGAAMGLGWVNEFVSRLTHTPWNAATQTSENATFNRDPKLFPVDRAIYADFTHDSVLTSVLAALRLKEFAKPPVLADKKRTFRTSHVVPFSARMIFEKYDCAAPLGKRDATSYMRMKLNDAIVPLGQLSKCPERADGLCPLSDFLASLADRNDQGWWDKCEK
- the CHS1 gene encoding chitin synthase (CAZy:GT2_Chitin_synth; COG:M; TransMembrane:7 (o561-580i600-624o636-662i674-701o713-736i850-870o890-915i); EggNog:ENOG503NWXV), with the protein product MHPAQQPHAPSYDAGPGYPPLQPAYAGDAVPGRPRIFSETSATSGTTDAHHALVDSYMDNGMDPAYPHYSEELHEPRYITAADAVDPLTSMGNVYSEDELRMPLTDKDYASSYGPHGGRGSFQDPRFGMHRPSASMIDFNPDDQSSGLGWVERQQPPSHGHKRQVELKGGNWIVDYPVPSPVSNAVEQQYRAEGQPKEFTTMRYSAVTCDPDEFTRENGWGLRASTEYGRATELLICLTYYNEDRNLLTRTLYGVMQNIRDICKNRWSKYWSHCSEEGRPAWQRIVVSLVYDGIDPCDKETLDVLATMGVYQDGVMKRKVDDKETVAHLFEYTTQVAVDSTPKLVQPAQGSDSNLVPVQMIFCMKQKNSKKINSHRWVFNALGHHLDPEVCVLLDVGTKPGTRSIYHLWEAFHNNPNLGGACGEIHAMIKRGAKLLNPLVAAQNFEYKISNILDKPLESTFGYVSVLPGAFSAYRYRAICGRPLQQYFHGDHTMAAQLGSKGMDQMNIFKKNMFLAEDRILCFELVAKAGDKWVLSYVKPSKAETDVPEHTAELISQRRRWLNGSFAASIYSLVHFYRFYRSRHNFVRMFFFHVQALYNLCQLVLSWFALGNLWLTFAIIIQYLPDVLLRDFPDVWLIAFHWINLVLMWVYGFFLALQFVLALGNRPKAEHITYALSILIFGLLGTYVMGVSLWLTIHSLLNMRVKDGNYTEVIFSSTTAVLIASLAAMFGIYLIASILYADPWHMVTSVGQYFFLAPSFVNVINVYAFCNLHDVSWGTKGSDKADALPSVDTSKKASEGGAVEEVAYDQADLDERFRGVVSRAIKPYEKEHTVDRPTPDDSNKTFRTRLVAFWLFTNAILVAVVMNLYSYTPHEKLDKEASQGQQNQQYYFKVILWSTFGIAFFRFVGCLIYWFKRQTTRWFHKT